A window of Corvus hawaiiensis isolate bCorHaw1 chromosome 17, bCorHaw1.pri.cur, whole genome shotgun sequence contains these coding sequences:
- the CD40 gene encoding tumor necrosis factor receptor superfamily member 5 isoform X4, with the protein MPGRVPRSGLPGPRQGGGAIWTARYLQCWEPGDALTCFDKQYMYKGRCCNRCQPGKKLVSECNKTEDSVCAPCGSGHYQPSWTKEKHCAPHDTCEGNAGLIVKMQGNATHNTVCQCRAGMHCSDISCQTCVENQPCQLGSGFVAAKAMNRMSSPCEPCAEGTFSNVSSKTEPCYPWTSCEEKGLVVKVKGTNSSDVICESSRRSSLSVLIPITAAVFTCLLGVCIYCLVHTDSRRRVPNELGRKSGIWPACK; encoded by the exons ATGCCCGGTCGGGTCCCTCGGTCCGGTCTCCCGGGACCCCGCCAGGGCGGAGGAGCTATCTGGACTGCCCGGTATCTCCAG TGCTGGGAGCCTGGTGATGCCTTAACATGCTTTGATAAGCAGTATATGTACAAGGGCAGATGCTGCAACCGGTGTCAGCCAG GGAAAAAGCTGGTCTCTGAGTGCAATAAAACAGAAGACTCTGTCTGTGCCCCCTGTGGGAGCGGGCACTATCAGCCGAGCTGGACCAAGGAGAAGCACTGTGCTCCTCATGATACCTGTGAAGGCA ATGCTGGCCTCATTGTGAAGATgcaaggaaatgcaacacaCAACACGGTGTGCCAGTGCCGGGCCGGCATGCACTGCTCTGACATCAGCTGCCAGACCTGTGTGGAGAACCAGCCTTGCCAGCTTGGCTCTGGCTTCGTGGCAG CCAAGGCCATGAACCGGATGTCATCCCCCTGTGAACCCTGTGCAGAAGGCACCTTCTCCAATGTCTCTTCTAAAACCGAGCCGTGCTATCCCTGGACAAG TTGTGAGGAAAAGGGGCTGGTGGTGAAGGTGAAAGGGACGAACTCCTCGGATGTGATCTGCG AGTCGAGCAGGCGCTCCTCGCTGTCAGTGCTGATCCCCATCACGGCTGCAGTCTTCACGTGCCTCCTGGGTGTCTGCATCTACTGCCTGGTCCACACAG ATTCCAGGCGACGGGTGCCAAACGAG CTGGGGAGGAAATCTGGCATCTGGCCTGCCTGCAAATGA
- the CD40 gene encoding tumor necrosis factor receptor superfamily member 5 isoform X2 has translation MNRLGLLGLLCAALLGCWEPGDALTCFDKQYMYKGRCCNRCQPGKKLVSECNKTEDSVCAPCGSGHYQPSWTKEKHCAPHDTCEGNAGLIVKMQGNATHNTVCQCRAGMHCSDISCQTCVENQPCQLGSGFVAAKAMNRMSSPCEPCAEGTFSNVSSKTEPCYPWTSCEEKGLVVKVKGTNSSDVICESSRRSSLSVLIPITAAVFTCLLGVCIYCLVHTDSRRRVPNEIEAGEPGENPDTPQPTEQDENVLPVQETLLRCQPVAQEDGKESRISEQEML, from the exons ATGAACCGGCTGGGGCTTTTGGGACTGCTCTGCGCGGCGCTGCTGGGC TGCTGGGAGCCTGGTGATGCCTTAACATGCTTTGATAAGCAGTATATGTACAAGGGCAGATGCTGCAACCGGTGTCAGCCAG GGAAAAAGCTGGTCTCTGAGTGCAATAAAACAGAAGACTCTGTCTGTGCCCCCTGTGGGAGCGGGCACTATCAGCCGAGCTGGACCAAGGAGAAGCACTGTGCTCCTCATGATACCTGTGAAGGCA ATGCTGGCCTCATTGTGAAGATgcaaggaaatgcaacacaCAACACGGTGTGCCAGTGCCGGGCCGGCATGCACTGCTCTGACATCAGCTGCCAGACCTGTGTGGAGAACCAGCCTTGCCAGCTTGGCTCTGGCTTCGTGGCAG CCAAGGCCATGAACCGGATGTCATCCCCCTGTGAACCCTGTGCAGAAGGCACCTTCTCCAATGTCTCTTCTAAAACCGAGCCGTGCTATCCCTGGACAAG TTGTGAGGAAAAGGGGCTGGTGGTGAAGGTGAAAGGGACGAACTCCTCGGATGTGATCTGCG AGTCGAGCAGGCGCTCCTCGCTGTCAGTGCTGATCCCCATCACGGCTGCAGTCTTCACGTGCCTCCTGGGTGTCTGCATCTACTGCCTGGTCCACACAG ATTCCAGGCGACGGGTGCCAAACGAG ATAGAGGCTGGGGAGCCCGGAGAGAACCCAGATACCCCGCAGCCCACGGAGCAGGATGAGAATGTCTTGCCTGTGCAGGAGACCCTACTCAGGTGCCAGCCTGTGGCCCAGGAAGATGGCAAGGAGAGCCGCATCTCAGAGCAGGAGATGCTGTGA
- the CD40 gene encoding tumor necrosis factor receptor superfamily member 5 isoform X3 codes for MPGRVPRSGLPGPRQGGGAIWTARYLQCWEPGDALTCFDKQYMYKGRCCNRCQPGKKLVSECNKTEDSVCAPCGSGHYQPSWTKEKHCAPHDTCEGNAGLIVKMQGNATHNTVCQCRAGMHCSDISCQTCVENQPCQLGSGFVAAKAMNRMSSPCEPCAEGTFSNVSSKTEPCYPWTSCEEKGLVVKVKGTNSSDVICESSRRSSLSVLIPITAAVFTCLLGVCIYCLVHTDSRRRVPNEETLLRCQPVAQEDGKESRISEQEML; via the exons ATGCCCGGTCGGGTCCCTCGGTCCGGTCTCCCGGGACCCCGCCAGGGCGGAGGAGCTATCTGGACTGCCCGGTATCTCCAG TGCTGGGAGCCTGGTGATGCCTTAACATGCTTTGATAAGCAGTATATGTACAAGGGCAGATGCTGCAACCGGTGTCAGCCAG GGAAAAAGCTGGTCTCTGAGTGCAATAAAACAGAAGACTCTGTCTGTGCCCCCTGTGGGAGCGGGCACTATCAGCCGAGCTGGACCAAGGAGAAGCACTGTGCTCCTCATGATACCTGTGAAGGCA ATGCTGGCCTCATTGTGAAGATgcaaggaaatgcaacacaCAACACGGTGTGCCAGTGCCGGGCCGGCATGCACTGCTCTGACATCAGCTGCCAGACCTGTGTGGAGAACCAGCCTTGCCAGCTTGGCTCTGGCTTCGTGGCAG CCAAGGCCATGAACCGGATGTCATCCCCCTGTGAACCCTGTGCAGAAGGCACCTTCTCCAATGTCTCTTCTAAAACCGAGCCGTGCTATCCCTGGACAAG TTGTGAGGAAAAGGGGCTGGTGGTGAAGGTGAAAGGGACGAACTCCTCGGATGTGATCTGCG AGTCGAGCAGGCGCTCCTCGCTGTCAGTGCTGATCCCCATCACGGCTGCAGTCTTCACGTGCCTCCTGGGTGTCTGCATCTACTGCCTGGTCCACACAG ATTCCAGGCGACGGGTGCCAAACGAG GAGACCCTACTCAGGTGCCAGCCTGTGGCCCAGGAAGATGGCAAGGAGAGCCGCATCTCAGAGCAGGAGATGCTGTGA
- the CD40 gene encoding tumor necrosis factor receptor superfamily member 5 isoform X1 → MPGRVPRSGLPGPRQGGGAIWTARYLQCWEPGDALTCFDKQYMYKGRCCNRCQPGKKLVSECNKTEDSVCAPCGSGHYQPSWTKEKHCAPHDTCEGNAGLIVKMQGNATHNTVCQCRAGMHCSDISCQTCVENQPCQLGSGFVAAKAMNRMSSPCEPCAEGTFSNVSSKTEPCYPWTSCEEKGLVVKVKGTNSSDVICESSRRSSLSVLIPITAAVFTCLLGVCIYCLVHTDSRRRVPNEIEAGEPGENPDTPQPTEQDENVLPVQETLLRCQPVAQEDGKESRISEQEML, encoded by the exons ATGCCCGGTCGGGTCCCTCGGTCCGGTCTCCCGGGACCCCGCCAGGGCGGAGGAGCTATCTGGACTGCCCGGTATCTCCAG TGCTGGGAGCCTGGTGATGCCTTAACATGCTTTGATAAGCAGTATATGTACAAGGGCAGATGCTGCAACCGGTGTCAGCCAG GGAAAAAGCTGGTCTCTGAGTGCAATAAAACAGAAGACTCTGTCTGTGCCCCCTGTGGGAGCGGGCACTATCAGCCGAGCTGGACCAAGGAGAAGCACTGTGCTCCTCATGATACCTGTGAAGGCA ATGCTGGCCTCATTGTGAAGATgcaaggaaatgcaacacaCAACACGGTGTGCCAGTGCCGGGCCGGCATGCACTGCTCTGACATCAGCTGCCAGACCTGTGTGGAGAACCAGCCTTGCCAGCTTGGCTCTGGCTTCGTGGCAG CCAAGGCCATGAACCGGATGTCATCCCCCTGTGAACCCTGTGCAGAAGGCACCTTCTCCAATGTCTCTTCTAAAACCGAGCCGTGCTATCCCTGGACAAG TTGTGAGGAAAAGGGGCTGGTGGTGAAGGTGAAAGGGACGAACTCCTCGGATGTGATCTGCG AGTCGAGCAGGCGCTCCTCGCTGTCAGTGCTGATCCCCATCACGGCTGCAGTCTTCACGTGCCTCCTGGGTGTCTGCATCTACTGCCTGGTCCACACAG ATTCCAGGCGACGGGTGCCAAACGAG ATAGAGGCTGGGGAGCCCGGAGAGAACCCAGATACCCCGCAGCCCACGGAGCAGGATGAGAATGTCTTGCCTGTGCAGGAGACCCTACTCAGGTGCCAGCCTGTGGCCCAGGAAGATGGCAAGGAGAGCCGCATCTCAGAGCAGGAGATGCTGTGA